A section of the Musa acuminata AAA Group cultivar baxijiao unplaced genomic scaffold, Cavendish_Baxijiao_AAA HiC_scaffold_797, whole genome shotgun sequence genome encodes:
- the LOC135664110 gene encoding NAD(P)H-quinone oxidoreductase chain 4, chloroplastic, whose amino-acid sequence MFRWYAICICSLELLLTTYVFCYHFQLDDPLTQLEEDLKWIDVFDFHWRLGIDGLSIGPILLTGFITTLATLAAWPVTRNSRLFYFLMLAMYSGQIGLFSSRDLLLFFMLWELELIPVYLLLSMWGGKKRLYSATKFILYTAGGSIFLLIGVLGMGLYGPNEPTLDFSKLTNQSYPVALEIILYFGFLIAYAVKSPIIPLHTWLPDTHGEAHYSTCMLLAGILLKMGAYGLIRINMELLPHAHSIFSPWLVIVGTIQIIYAASTSLGQRNLKKRIAYSSVSHMGFTIIGIGSITGMGLNGAILQILSHGFIGAALFFLAGTSCDRIRLVYLDEMGGVSIPMPKLFTMFSSFSMASLALPGMSGFVAELLVFFGIITSPKYLLMPKMLITFVMAIGMILTPIYLLSMLRQMFYGYKLFNVPNSNFADSGPRELFVSICIFLPVIGIGIYPDFVLSLSVDRVQAILSNYFHR is encoded by the coding sequence atgtttaggtGGTATGCTATATGTATATGCTCGTTGGAACTCCTTCTAACAACCTATGTTTTCTGTTATCATTTCCAATTGGACGATCCATTAACCCAATTGGAGGAAGATTTAAAATGGATAGATGTTTTTGATTTTCACTGGAGACTGGGAATCGATGGGCTTTCCATAGGACCTATTTTACTGACAGGATTTATCACCACTTTAGCTACCTTAGCGGCTTGGCCAGTTACTCGAAATTCGCGATTGTTCTATTTTCTCATGTTAGCAATGTACAGCGGTCAAATAGGATTATTTTCTTCTAGAGACCTTTTACTTTTTTTCATGCTGTGGGAGTTAGAATTAATTCCTGTTTATTTACTTTTATCCATGTGGGGGGGAAAGAAACGTCTCTACTCGGCCACAAAGTTTATTTTGTACACTGCGGGGGGCTCCATTTTTCTCTTAATAGGAGTTCTAGGTATGGGTTTATATGGCCCTAATGAACCCACAttagatttttcaaaattaactaatcaatcatatcctgtggcattggaaataatattatattttggatTCCTTATTGCTTATGCTGTCAAATCGCCGATTATACCCCTACATACGTGGTTACCAGATACCCATGGAGAAGCACATTACAGTACATGTATGCTTCTAGCTGGAATCTTATTAAAAATGGgcgcatatggacttattcggatcaaTATGGAATTATTACCCCACGCTCATTCTATATTTTCTCCCTGGTTGGTAATAGTGGGAACGATTCAAATAATCTATGCAGCTTCAACCTCTCTCGGTCAAcggaatttaaaaaaaagaatagcctattcctctgtatctcacatgggtttcacaattataggaattggttctataaccggaatgggactcaacggtgccattttacaaatactctctcatggatttattggtGCTGCGCTTTTTTTCTTGGCAGGAACGAGTTGTGATAGAATACGTCTTGTTTATCTCGACGAAATGGGGGGGGTATCGATCCCAATGCCAAAACTATTTACCATGTTCAGTAGTTTTTCGATGGCTTCTCTTGCATTGCCAGGAATGAGTGGTTTTGTTGCGGAATTATTAGTATTTTTTGGAATAATTACTAGTCCAAAATACCTTTTAATGCCAAAAATGCTAATTACTTTTGTAATGGCAATTGGAATGATATTAActcctatttatttattatctatgttacgtcagatgttctatggatacaagctaTTCAATGTTCCAAACTCTAATTTTGCGGATTCTGGACCACGAGAACTATTTGTTTCAATCTGTATCTTTCTACCCGTAATAGGTATTGGTATTTATCCGGATTTCGTTCTCTCGCTATCAGTTGACAGGGTGCAAGCTATCCTATCTAATTACTTTCATCGATAG